Proteins from a genomic interval of Croceicoccus naphthovorans:
- a CDS encoding aldose 1-epimerase family protein: protein MSDSITIGSGALTARIASLGAELVSIADAKGAEWMTDGDPAVWSGRSPILFPIVGELAEGKMRLDGAEYDLARHGFARKRAFDCVAHDAETALFRLSDDAETRAVYPFAFELDLHYAARDAMLTMTATVRNTGDGAMPFSIGFHPGFAWPLPGGGEKQAHAVRFMEREAGPIRRLNGDGLLCFFEDTPVVDRRIALHSGLFRADALIWDQLNSRGLRYEGEMPEGEGSPAAIDIAFPDCPMLGIWQKPGADFICLEPWAGHADPVGFDGDFRDKPGVMELEPGAERAFRVTIAIRPAQTGD from the coding sequence ATGAGCGACAGCATTACCATCGGATCGGGTGCACTGACCGCGCGCATCGCGTCGCTTGGGGCCGAGCTGGTCTCGATCGCCGATGCCAAGGGTGCCGAGTGGATGACCGATGGCGATCCAGCGGTTTGGTCGGGCCGTTCGCCGATCCTGTTCCCGATCGTGGGCGAACTGGCCGAGGGCAAGATGCGGCTGGACGGCGCGGAATACGATCTCGCGCGGCACGGGTTTGCCCGCAAGCGCGCGTTCGATTGCGTCGCGCACGATGCCGAAACCGCGCTGTTTCGCCTGTCCGACGATGCCGAGACGCGGGCGGTCTATCCCTTCGCCTTCGAACTCGACCTCCACTACGCGGCCCGGGATGCGATGCTGACGATGACCGCCACGGTCCGCAACACCGGCGATGGCGCGATGCCGTTCAGCATCGGTTTTCACCCCGGTTTCGCATGGCCGCTGCCTGGCGGGGGTGAAAAGCAGGCGCACGCGGTGCGCTTTATGGAGCGCGAGGCCGGACCGATCCGCAGGCTTAACGGCGACGGTCTGCTGTGCTTTTTCGAAGACACGCCCGTCGTCGATCGCCGCATTGCGCTGCATTCGGGCCTGTTCCGGGCCGATGCGTTGATCTGGGATCAATTGAACAGCCGCGGCTTGCGCTACGAAGGGGAAATGCCGGAGGGTGAGGGCAGCCCCGCCGCTATCGACATCGCCTTTCCCGATTGCCCGATGCTGGGCATCTGGCAAAAACCGGGGGCGGACTTTATCTGCCTCGAACCGTGGGCGGGACATGCCGATCCGGTCGGGTTCGACGGCGACTTTCGCGACAAACCGGGCGTGATGGAACTCGAACCCGGTGCCGAACGTGCGTTCCGCGTGACCATCGCCATTCGCCCCGCGCAGACAGGAGACTGA
- a CDS encoding SDR family NAD(P)-dependent oxidoreductase, which yields MPTALVTGATSGIGAACAREFVAAGWHVVGTGRRVDRLDALRKELGERFCPAAFDVCDEDARDAALNALEGPFAQIDCLVNNAGLALGTSPAQEADIDQWKTMIDTNVVALVSLTRKLLPALIEAKGAIINLSSVAATYPYTGGNVYGGTKAFVRQFSLGLRSDLQGTGVRVTSIEPGMVETEFTVIRTGGNQQASDNLYAGSNPMTGEDIAETILWVATLPPHLNINTLELMPVSQSFAGFQVARQQD from the coding sequence ATGCCGACAGCACTCGTAACCGGAGCGACTTCGGGCATTGGCGCGGCCTGTGCGCGCGAATTCGTGGCGGCTGGCTGGCACGTCGTCGGCACCGGCCGCCGCGTGGACCGGCTGGATGCGCTGCGTAAGGAACTGGGTGAACGGTTCTGCCCCGCAGCGTTCGACGTTTGCGACGAGGATGCCCGCGATGCGGCGCTAAATGCGTTGGAGGGGCCTTTCGCGCAGATCGATTGCCTGGTGAACAATGCGGGACTGGCGCTGGGTACGTCGCCCGCGCAGGAAGCCGATATCGATCAGTGGAAGACGATGATCGACACCAACGTCGTCGCGCTGGTTTCGCTGACGCGCAAGCTCTTGCCCGCGCTGATCGAGGCAAAGGGCGCGATCATCAACCTGTCTTCGGTCGCGGCGACTTATCCCTATACCGGCGGCAACGTCTACGGCGGGACCAAGGCGTTCGTGCGCCAGTTCAGTCTTGGCCTCCGATCCGACCTGCAAGGCACCGGCGTGCGCGTCACCTCGATAGAACCGGGCATGGTCGAGACAGAGTTCACCGTCATCCGCACCGGCGGCAACCAGCAGGCGAGCGACAATCTCTACGCCGGATCGAACCCGATGACCGGAGAGGATATCGCCGAAACCATCCTGTGGGTTGCGACTTTGCCGCCGCACCTCAACATCAACACGCTGGAACTGATGCCGGTAAGCCAGAGCTTTGC